The DNA segment TGGCTTGGGGGGTTGCCCCGGAGCCCCATTCCCTGCTCCGAgggaagggagagctgggggaggcagcCAGCACCCGCTACagctctgcccccaccccggAGGCCCAGAGGAAGGTTTAACATGGCAGTGACTTACGGTCTGGGCTAGAGGGAGCAGTCCCAGACATTTCCCCCACACCAGCCACAATTTAGGATAAAACCTAAACCCTTTTTACCCTTTTCTAGGGTAAAAAGGGCTAAAAACCCACCCTGCTGCTGAGGTCAGTGATCCCGTGCAGGGCACCCggcagaggagggctggggagagctAGGTTTTAGGGCTGGGAGATGTTGCCGGATGGCAGCCCCaagggggcagggtggggggttatgggggtacCCCCAGAGTCATCAGAAGTTCTTGAGGCGACTATAGAGCTCCTGTTTGCTGCGCTCGCCCGCCCACGTGCGGCTCTTCAGGCGGAACTTGCGCAGGTCCTCCTTGAAATCCTCATGGTGCATGGGGCGATAGTCCTGGGGCTCGCAATGTGTCTGGACACCCACAATGTGTCTGTCAGcacctgcagcacagcccctgccccccacccacGGGAAAACCCAGTACCCCAGGACCCTCAGCACAGACCCTTGCCCCTTGAAATACCATCCCCATGGAGGATGCTCAGCGCCAGacccctctcttcccccagcagggcagggttTGAGAAAGGGAGAGGGTGTTCCCCATGCCCCACCCCAagccctcccctcctgccacacagtgggcagaggtgggggacTCACCTGGTACTGGGGGAAGAACTCCCGGTACCCCCCCTTCAAGACATAGAGCTCAGGGTAGTGGAGGTGGGGGTACTCATTACAGGCTCGGTCCTTCTCCCTGACGAACCGGCACCTGCgggacaggggaaggtgatgggAAGGGGCTGCGGCAGGGATTGTCACCAAGCCAGGATCCAGCCGTGTCCGGGGAGGGTCCAGAAACCccagcatacacacacacaccccccgccccaactCACATCCTGGGCCCCCTCTCAGAGGAGAACTCGCAGTGGAAGATGACGATCACCCTCTTGCTGGCGTCAAAGGGCACGATGGGCTTCTTCAGCAGGAAATCCTCCACATCCTGCTCCATCGGCAGGTTGACTGCACCCTGGGGAGGGAGACGAAGCACCTTCATCCCCCCACCTCCCGTTTCATCAGGAGGAGGGGGGTCAGTACGCTGCCCGCAGcctcccccatcaccccccatctACAGGGGCACCATCacccttccccccctgccagttGGGGCTCAGgacctttggggagggctgctcGACCccttgggggtggaggggggggtgctCAGGACCTTTGAGGGAGCCCAGCCCCTCTGGGATTTGATGAGTTTGAatttcccccaccccacaggggcccccccaccccaccccggagGGGTGCAGCAGCAGTTCTGACCTTGATGTGGCCTCCCTCGTACTCGTAGGGGTACCTGCAGTCCACGATCACACAGCTCTCAATGAGGCTGCTGAACTGCCCTGTCAGCACTGCCACCATCTGCAGGGAAAGCCTGTCACTGAGGGGAGGAGCGCGGGGGgggccaggcaggcagccccACAGGGGCAGTTCAGGGAGAGGCTGCTGATCCCTTACCATTTCAGGAGAAATGTACTTCAGGTCCTGGTGCTTCCCTTCCACCGTCTGCAGCAGGTAAGCCTGGAGGACAGAAGGTGTGCTGTGTTCAAGATCCATCCCAGGGAGACctcccagagcagaggctgtCTCCTGCTCCCCCCGACCTTGAGGACTGCTCCCCCAAGGGAGCCACAGACACAGCATGGTGCTGGGACTAGAGGAGCAGTGATCAGGCTCTCCACGCATTACAAGGTCTGCAGGCTGGAAAGTCACAGCCCCAAGTCCCCAAGCAAGGGCCACCACAGCTGGATTTGGGCTCTTGCACTGGTGCAGGGCTCTGCCGAAAGCCCCTCTGCTTCACGAGGAAGGGGGCAGCACCCCCAGACCTCCAGCATCCCTGTGGCCCTACCTTGGAGAAGTCCCCAATGAGCTCCTGGTGGTCGTTGGCCAGCAGGTTCTCAATCTCCTCATGGGAGAAGGACCTGGAGCGCAGCAGCCACGCTTTCTGCAGAGACACAAACCAGAGACATCCCCTCAGCATTAGCAAGGGCTCTGGCAGAGCCAGGGCGTGGGCCAGTCCCACCAGCGAAGGGCGGACCATGACAAGGACACCTTGCCCCAAGGCTTCCCCATCACCCAccggctctgctgctgcctcctcactGGGGGTACCAGCCACGCTCCTCCGCCGCTTGGTCTTGacaggggtgtccctgtcctgGGGCCGGTCTATCCGCTTCAGGATGGGCCTGATGACGCTGCTGGGCATTGAGGGTGAGCGGAAGAGCTGCCGGCACTTGCTACGCTTCGTGGGACGCTGTGTGGGGAGAGCCAATGTTGCTGCCTGGAGGTCTGTCATCCCCTCTCATCACCCCTCCCAGCTCCTACCAGCACCGTGAGAGTGGGGGGACAAGGGTCCCACACTTTGGTGGCCACACACAACCCAGAAAGAGCTCAAAGCCCCCAGGCTGGTGCTGCTCACCAACCAGCCCCTT comes from the Chroicocephalus ridibundus chromosome 5, bChrRid1.1, whole genome shotgun sequence genome and includes:
- the CDC25B gene encoding M-phase inducer phosphatase 2 isoform X4 — protein: MRRIHSLSPELLGASPVLKNISHSRDFNGHRAAEQSGRREPEDKEGFVFKKPQRPGQRSRLPAGDGAAGRDRFAQRPVSAPGLLFNTPEKENLPQGDSPIILRRCSLTSSMSEDEDDGFMEILDEEEMKSDANVPQGMENLLTAPLVRKEEAEPRPTKRSKCRQLFRSPSMPSSVIRPILKRIDRPQDRDTPVKTKRRRSVAGTPSEEAAAEPKAWLLRSRSFSHEEIENLLANDHQELIGDFSKAYLLQTVEGKHQDLKYISPEMMVAVLTGQFSSLIESCVIVDCRYPYEYEGGHIKGAVNLPMEQDVEDFLLKKPIVPFDASKRVIVIFHCEFSSERGPRMCRFVREKDRACNEYPHLHYPELYVLKGGYREFFPQYQTHCEPQDYRPMHHEDFKEDLRKFRLKSRTWAGERSKQELYSRLKNF
- the CDC25B gene encoding M-phase inducer phosphatase 2 isoform X2 — protein: MAARGGPGRRGMPRLAAGRAGMSPVTTLALDMDNLAGLGSHWDTPKRRVAGVLQRQWSSLSQESVASDSSRDSVSSESSDAGVGLDSPTQEDPAVLEEVFEKAILESGRVLKDNKLLMRRIHSLSPELLGASPVLKNISHSRDFNGHRAAEQSGRREPEDKEGFVFKKPQRPGQRSRLPAGDGAAGRDRFAQRPVSAPGLLFNTPEKENLPQGDSPIILRRCSLTSSMSEDEDDGFMEILDEEEMKSDANVPQGMENLLTAPLVRKEEAEPRPTKRSKCRQLFRSPSMPSSVIRPILKRIDRPQDRDTPVKTKRRRSVAGTPSEEAAAEPKAWLLRSRSFSHEEIENLLANDHQELIGDFSKAYLLQTVEGKHQDLKYISPEMMVAVLTGQFSSLIESCVIVDCRYPYEYEGGHIKGAVNLPMEQDVEDFLLKKPIVPFDASKRVIVIFHCEFSSERGPRMCRFVREKDRACNEYPHLHYPELYVLKGGYREFFPQYQTHCEPQDYRPMHHEDFKEDLRKFRLKSRTWAGERSKQELYSRLKNF